CGCCGCTCTGGGTGCGCTGCTGACGCCGTTGCCGCTGGGCGTCGCCGCAGGCCTGTTCTTCGGCAAGCAGATCGGCATTTTCGGCGCCATCTGGATGGCCGACCGGTTGCGGCTGTCGCGGCGCCCCGCCGGAACGAGCTGGGCGCAAATCTACGGCATGGCGCTGCTCTGCGGCATCGGTTTCACCATGAGCCTCTTTATCGGCGCGCTGGCCTTCCCCGGCGCCCCCGCGCTGGTCGAACAGGCCAAGATCGGGATTCTCACCGGATCGTTGCTCTCCGCTATCGTTGGATATATAATCTTGCGCAGAGCAGAGATGCGTCGTTGTTGATGCTGATTATCCGTTAGACCGCTCTGCTGCTGCGTCGGGCAGAATCGCTTGTCCAAAATGGCAATGTTATTCTGCACGCCGCCACAAGAGCGAATCGCACAGGATGCGAAGACCCCAGCCAGTCCCTTTCAGCGATCAGGTAGGAGGGCGAACAAAATGCAGGAATTGGATGTCAACTATCTGCTGCACCGCCAGCAAGTGGCGTTGATCCGCGCGCAACGGAGCGGATCGGCCAAGGGCCGCGCGGCCTATGAAGATCTGGCGCGCGGTTATACCGATCGGATCGACGCCTATCGGCGTGAGAATGAAAGGCTGATCGAGCTGGCGCATTAGCCCGTCCCGCTGGTGATCAGCGCCGGGCAATGAGGCGCGCGATCGATTGGCGGTGCGTTTCGTCGCCACCGCATTCCTTCTCAAGAACCGCTTTGATCTTCTCCAGCTCCGTTTCGGTCAGATGTTCGATGCCGATGAACTCGTTCCGTGCCGTTTTGATGGCACGGATCAGTTCGTCCATCTTCGCCTGGAGCGCCGCGCTGTCCCGGTTCTGCGCATTCTGGATCAGGAACACCATCAGGAACGTCACGATTGTCGTGCCGGTGTTGATGATCAATTGCCATGTGTCGGAATATTGAAAGACCGGCCCCGTCACGATCCAAGTCAGGATCACCAGTATCGCCAGGATGAAGGCGATGGGCTGGCCCGTCCAACTGGCGACCCGATGTGCCAAAGCGGTAAAAATCCGGTCCATTGCCTGCTCCGCATTTAGCCTCTGTTCAGCCCATGCTTGCCATGAAGGCGCCATGACAACCATCCCCCTTCGTGCGCTGGCCTGTGGGCTCGGCGCTTCGCTCCTGCTCGCGTCCTGCGCGACGGTTTCACCCGAATCACGCGTGCGCGCCGGTTTGATCGACGCCGGGATTTCGCCTCCCATGGCCGGCTGCATGGCCGAAAGAATGGCGGACCGGCTCAGCATCGGACAGCTCCGCAGGCTCCAGTCGCTGGCCTCGCTCCGCAAGTCCCACATCGGCGACATGACGATCGATCGCTTCCTCTACAAGGTGCGCGCGCTGGACGATCCGGAGATTTTCGCCGTGACCAGCAAGGCTGCGCTCATCTGCGCGATCGACCGCTGATTTCGCAATAAATCGGGGCGGCGCTTTGCAAAAGTTTTGCAATTTTGCAAAGTCGTTTTGCGAAATTCGCTGGCGTTGACGTTTCGCCTGTGCTTATCCGCTGAGCATCAGTTTTCAGCGGAAAGGACGGGCGAGCCCCATGAACATCCACGAATATCAGGCGAAGGAATTGCTGGCCAAGTACGGCGCGCCGATCGCCGCCGGTTACGCCGCTTTCTCCGTGGAAGAGGCTGTCGAAGCCGCCAAGAAGCTGCCTGGGCCGCTCTATGTCGTGAAGTCGCAGATCCACGCCGGTGGCCGCGGCAAGGGCAAGTTCAAGGAACTGGCCCCCGAAGCGAAGGGCGGCGTCCGCCTGGCCTTCAACCTTGACGAAGTGAAGGCCCACGCCACCGACATGCTCGGCAACACGCTGGTCACCATCCAGACCGGCGAAGCGGGCAAGCAGGTCAACCGCCTCTACATCACCGACGGCGCCGACATCGCGAAGGAATTCTACCTCGCCCTGCTGGTCGACCGCGCCAGCAGCCGCATCGCTTTCGTCGTGTCGACCGAAGGCGGCATGGACATTGAAGAGGTCGCTCACTCGACCCCGGAAAAGATCCACACCTTCACCGTCGATCCGGCAGCCGGTTTCCAGCCGCACCACGGCCGTTCGGTCGCCGCCGCGCTGGGCCTGACCGGCGATCAGGCGAAGCAGGCCGCCAAGGTCGCTTCGTCGCTCTACGCCGCGTTCCTCGACACCGATGCCGAGCAGATCGAAGTCAACCCGCTGGCGCTGACCGAGCAGGGCAACCTCCTCGTCCTCGACGCGAAGGTCGGTTTCGACGGCAACGCCATGTTCCGTCACAAGGACATCGCCGAACTGCGCGACCTGACCGAAGAAGATCCGGCGGAAGTCGAAGCTTCGGAATATGACCTCGCCTACATCAAGCTCGACGGCAACATCGGCTGCATGGTGAACGGCGCGGGCCTGGCCATGGCGACCATGGACATCATCAAGCTGAACGGCGAATTCCCCGCCAACTTCCTGGACGTCGGTGGCGGCGCCAACAAGGAAAAGGTGACCGCGGCCTTCAAGATCATCCTGAAGGACCCGGCGGTGAAGGGCATTCTCGTCAACATCTTCGGCGGCATCATGAAGTGCGACATCATTGCCGATGGCATCGTCGCCGCCGCCAAGGAAGTGAACCTGTCGGTTCCGCTGGTCGTGCGCCTGGAAGGCACGAACGTCCAGCAGGGCAAGGACATTCTCGCGGCTTCGGGCCTGGCCATCGTCCCGGCGGACGATCTGGGTGACGCGGCGAAGAAGATCGTGGCGGAAGTGAGGAAGGCAGCCTGACGCAGCTTTTCGCCTGAACAAGACACCAAAGGGTGCGGGTGGTCCGGAAACGGGCTGCCCGCGCCCGCGTTCGCATTTGCGGGCTTGGCGTGAATGAAGGAAGGATGTTGGAGATGAAGATCCTTGTGCCCGTGAAGCGGGTGATTGACTATAATGTGAAGCCGCGTGTGAAGGCGGATGGGACGGGCGTTGATCTGGCGAACGTCAAGATGAGCATGAACCCGTTCGACGAGATCGCGGTCGAGGAAGCCATTCGCCTGAAGGAAAAGGGCGTGGCGACCGAGATCATCGCGGTGTCGATCGGCGTTGCGAAGGCGCAGGAAACGCTGCGCACGGCGCTGGCCATGGGCGCGGACCGGGCGATCCTGATCCAGACCGATGACGAAGTCGAACCGCTGGGCGTGGCCAAGCTGCTCGCCAAGGTTCAGGAAGAGGAAGGCGCTGGCCTGATCATCCTGGGCAAGCAGGCGATTGACGATGACAGCAACCAGACCGGCCAGATGCTGGCGGCTCTGCTGAACCTGCCGCAGGGCACCTTCGCCTCCAAGGTCGAGGTCGAGGGCGACAAGGTCAGCGTGACCCGCGAAGTCGACGGTGGTCTGGAAACGGTGAAGCTGAACGTTCCGGCGATCATCACCACCGACCTGCGCCTCAATGAACCGCGCTATGCCTCGCTGCCCAACATCATGAAGGCGAAGTCGAAGCCGCTCGCGACCAAGGCGCCCGCCGATTACGGCGTCGACATTTCGCCGCGTCTGGAAACGCTGAAGGTCACCGAACCCGCCAAGCGTTCGGCCGGCGTGAAGGTTGCCGATGTCGATGAACTGGTCGCGAAGCTCAAGGCTCTGGGAGTTGCCGCATGAAGACGCTTGTCTGGGTTGAACATGAGGGCGGCGCCGTCAAAGACGCGACCCTTTCCGCCGTCACCGCCGCTGCAAAGCTGGGTGAAGTGCATCTGCTGGTCGCCGGCGCAGGCGTCGGCGGTGTGGCCGAGGAAGCCGCGAAGATCGCGGGCGTGGGCAAGGTCCATGTCGCCGATGACGCCGCTTTCGGCCATGCGCTGCCGGAGAATGTCGCGCCGCTGATCGTCGAGCTGATGGGCAGCCATGACGCCTTCGTCGCGCCCGCCACCAGCAACGGCAAGAATATCGCGCCGCGCGTGGCGGCTCTGCTCGACGTGATGCAGATCAGCGATATCCTGTCGGTCGAGAGCGAGGACAGCTTCACCCGTCCGATCTATGCCGGCAACGCGATCGCGACCGTCAAGTCGAAGGACGCCAAGAAGGTCCTCACCGTTCGCGGCACCGCTTTCGAGAAGGCGGCCCGTGAAGGCGGTTCGGGCGCGGTGGAAGCCGTGTCCTCGACCGGCGACAAGGGGCTGTCGAGCTTCGTCGGCGCCGAGATCGCCAAGCAGGAGCGTCCGGAACTGACCTCGGCCAAGATCATCGTGTCGGGCGGCCGCGCGCTGAAGGACGGCGAGACGTTCGAGGCGACCATCTTCCCGCTGGCGGACAAGCTGGGCGCGGCGGTCGGGGCGTCGCGCGCGGCGGTCGACGCGGGCTATGTGCCCAACGACTATCAGGTCGGCCAGACCGGCAAGATCGTGGCGCCGGAAGTCTATATCGCGGTCGGCATCTCGGGCGCGATCCAGCATCTGGCGGGGATGAAGGACAGCAAGACCATCATCGCCATCAACAAGGATGAGGATGCCCCGATCTTCCAGGTCGCGGACATCGGCCTCGTCGGAGATCTCTTCAAGGTCGTGCCGGAGCTGGTCGAAAAGCTCTGATTGCTCGATCAGGTTTGAAAGAAGGGCGCGGGCTTCTGGTCCGCGCCCTTTTTCATGTCCCTATTCGCGGCGCCCTATTCGCAGCGTACATCGCTCTTGTCGATGGCCCGGCCCGCCAGCGCGCCGCCTGCGCCGCCCAGGATCGTGCCCAGCGTCTTGGAACCGCCGGGGGCGATGATATTGCCCAATACGCCGCCCGCTATGGCGCCGACGATGGTCCCGGTGGTGCCGTCGTCGCGCTTGCAATAATAGCGGCCGTCATTGTCGCGGTAGATATAGTCATTGTCGCCGATCTGGCGCCCGCCGCCGGGGCGGCGATGGCCATAACCATCATGGCGGCCTGGGCGGTCATAGCCGTAACGGCCGCCGTCTCCATCCGTAACGCAGGCCGTGAGCGGCAGCGCGAGCAGCGCCGCTGCCAATAGGGGGGTGCGCATGGTCTAACTCTCCTTATGTCGTCCCCTGCCGGAGGAATAACCCTTTGGGTGGAGGGAAGTTGCCGGAATTAGTCTGCCCGCCACGGCCACCCAAAAGGGGGAAGGCAGCCGGGCGGGCAGTGAATCCAGCGGCGAGAGGGTGTTGGACCGCTGGGAAAGGGGTCTGACTGGCGTCAGGATATCAGCGGGGAGGTCGCTGCAGTGGGGGTGTGAGAAGAGGACAGGTTCGGGCTGGGTGTCGCGGCGTCGCTGTCGCGGCGCTTGTCGAGTTCGGCCTTGGCCTCATTATAGCGGGCCACGAGGTCGTCCTTGAATTCAGTCAACTTGCCTTCGTCATAAAGCTTCTTGCCGACATAACCGGCAATCGCGCCGAAAATCAGGGTGCGGATCATGGGTGGGGACTCCTTGTTCCGGGGGTTTGCACGGATAACGGGCGCGGCGTGGCGTGGTTCCGGGTGGCGCGACAAGCTGTGGCCGGGGCGCGACGCGGCGGATCGGGGCGCGAAAGGCCCCCGGAAAGCGGCCAGTGCAGGCGATCAGGGCTGAATGTCGATCGGCCCTGATCTACACAGTGGTCGGCGGAGTTGGATCGATCACTCCGCCGCCACGGCTTCCATCCCCAATAGGGGCGCCAGATAACGCCCGGTAAAGCTCCGGCCGTTCTTCGCCACCTTCTCCGGCGTGCCTTCGGCGACGACTTCGCCGCCCTTGACGCCGCCTTCCGGTCCCATGTCGATGATCCAGTCGGCGGTCTTGATGACGTCGAGATTATGCTCGATCACCACCACGCTGTTGCCCTGTTCGACCAGCGCGTGGAGGACTTCCAACAGCTTTCGGACATCCTCGAAATGGAGGCCGGTGGTGGGTTCGTCCAATATGTACAGCGTGTTGCCGGTGGCGCGGCGCGACAGTTCCTTGGCGAGTTTGACGCGCTGGGCTTCGCCGCCGGACAGGGTGGTGGCCTGCTGGCCGACCTTGATATAGCCGAGGCCGACTTCCGCCAGCATCGCCATCTTGTCGCGGATCGGGGGAACGGCCTTGAAGAATTCCACCGCGTCCTCGACCGTCATGTCGAGCACGTCGGCGATGCTGTGGCCCTTGAACTTCACCTCCAGCGTCTCGCGATTGTAGCGGGCGCCGTGGCAGACGTCGCAGGTGACGTAGACGTCGGGGAGGAAGTGCATCTCGATCTTGAGCACGCCGTCGCCCTGGCAGGCTTCGCAGCGTCCGCCCTTGACGTTGAAGGAGAAACGGCCGGGCTTGTAGCCGCGCGCCTGCGCTTCGGGGAGGCCTGCGAACCAGTCGCGGATGTTGGTGAAGGCGCCGGTATAGGTTGCCGGGTTGGAGCGGGGGGTGCGGCCGATGGGCGACTGGTCGATGTCGATCACCTTGTCGCAATGTTCGAGGCCCGTCACCTTGTCATGGGGGCCTGCGACGATGCGCGCGCCGTTGAGGGCGCGGGCCGAGGCGGCGTAGAGCGTGTCGATGGTGAAGCTGGACTTGCCCGACCCCGATACGCCGGTGATGCAGGTGAAGGTGCCGAGCGGGATCGACGCGGTGACGCCTTGCAGGTTGTTGGCGCGGGCGTTGTGGACGGTGAGCTTCTTGCCCGTGCCCTTGCGGCGCTTGGTGGGGACCTCGATGCGGCGGGTGCCGTTGAGGTAATCCGCGGTCAGGCTGTCCTTGTGGGCGAGCAGCTGGTTGAGGTTGCCCTGCGCGACGATGGTGCCGCCGTGGACGCCTGCGCCCGGTCCCATGTCGACGATATAGTCGGCGGTGCGGATCGCATCCTCGTCATGCTCCACGACGATGACGGTGTTGCCGAGGTCGCGCAGGCGTTTCAGGGTGATCAGCAGGCGATCATTGTCGCGCTGGTGCAGGCCGATGGAGGGTTCGTCGAGGACGTAGAGGACGCCCGACAGGCCGCTGCCGATCTGGCTGGCGAGGCGGATGCGCTGGGACTCGCCGCCGGACAGGGTGCCGCTGGTGCGGTCGAGGTTCAGATAGTCGAGGCCGACATTGTTGAGGAAGCCGAGGCGCTCGACGATTTCCTTGAGGATGGCCCTGGCGATCTGGTTCTGCTGATCGTTGAGGTGGGTGGGGAGGGTCTGGAAGAAGCGGAGCGCGTCGACCACCGAGCGGCGGGTAGAGAGGGAAATGTCCTCGCCCGCGATCTTGACGGCGCGGGCCTCCGGTTTGAGGCGGGCGCCGTTGCACGTCTCGCAGGGCATGGCGGTCTGATATTTGCTCAGTTCCTCGCGCATCCACGCGCTGTCGGTCTGGAGCAGGCGGCGGTTGAGGTTGCCGATCACGCCTTCGAAGGGTTTCTTGACCTCGTAGCTCTTCTTGCCGTCGACGAAGCGCAGGGTGACGGGCTTGCCTGCGGTGCCGTGGAGGATGATGATCTTCACCTCCGGCGGGAGGTCGGCCCAGGGGGTTTCGAGGTCGAAGCCGAACTCCTTGGCGAGAGACCCAAGCACCTGCATATAATAGGGGCTGGGCGGGTTGGATTTGGCCCAGGGGACGATGGCGCCCTTCTTGAGCGTCAGGGCTTCGTTGGGGACGACCAGTTCGGGGTCGAACTCCTGCCGCTCGCCAAGGCCGTCGCAGGCGGGACAGGCGCCTTGCGGGGCGTTGAAGGAGAAGAGGCGCGGCTCGATCTCGGGAATGGTGAAGCCGCTGACGGGGCAGGCGAATTTCTCGCTGAAGACGATGCGGTTGGCGGGGATGCCTGCGCCTTTCAGGTTGCCGCCGGATTCCGCTTCATCTTCCCGGCCGGGGACGACGCCATCGGCCAGATCGACATAGGCAAGGCCATCGGCCAGTTTCAGCGCCTGTTCGAAGCTGTCGGCGAGGCGCGTGGACATGTCGTCGGTGACGGCCAGGCGGTCGACCACGACTTCGATGTCATGCTTATATTTCTTGTCGAGGGCGGGCGCGTCCTCGATCGCGCAGAGTTCGCCATCGATGCGGACGCGGGTGAAGCCGGCCTTCTGCCACTCCGCCAGTTCCTTGCGATATTCGCCCTTGCGGCCGCGCACGACGGGGGCGAGCAGGTAGAAGCGCGTGCCCTCTGGAAGCTGCATCACGCGGTCGACCATCTGGCTGACGGTCTGGGCGCTGATGGGCAGGCCGGTCACGGGCGAATAGGGAATGCCGACGCGCGCCCAGAGCAGGCGCATATAGTCGTAGATTTCCGTGACCGTGGCCACCGTCGAGCGCGGGTTGCGGCTGGTCGTCTTCTGCTCGATGGAAATGGCGGGGGAGAGGCCCTCTATATGCTCGACATCGGGCTTCTGCATCATCTCCAGAAACTGGCGCGCATAGGCGGAGAGCGACTCCACATAGCGGCGCTGACCCTCGGCATAGATGGTGTCGAAGGCGAGGCTGGACTTGCCCGAGCCGGACAGGCCCGTGATGACGATCAGGCTGTCGCGCGGCAGGTCGACATCGACGCCCTTGAGATTATGTTCGCGCGCGCCGCGCACGCTTATGGTGGTCAGCATTCGGTAAACCTCTGCTGAGAAATCATAGTGAGACTCATGGGGTCGTGTTGTTCCAGATTTGTTCTTCGGGGGCAAGGCTTCGTCGCGCGAAGATAGGGTGCGTGCGACGAAAGGAAAAGGTGGCGGCTTTTCTCCGCCGGGCCGCTGGGCTAGGGCCGGGGGATGAGCGGGATTTCGGTTCGGATGCGCCATGCGGTGCTGGCGGCTGCCATGACGCTGGCGGCCTGTGGCGGTGGCGTGAAATATCGGCCGGTCAGTGACCTGCCGGTGCGGGTGGGCAAGCCCTATACGGTGAAGGGCGTGACCTATGTGCCGGCGGCGGACCCGAGCTATGACTATCTGGGCTATGCGAGCTGGTATGGGCATGAATCCGGCAGTCAGACCGCCAATGGCGAGCGTTTCGTTCCCAAGGCGGTGACGGCGGCGCATACGACCCTGCCCCTGCCAAGCTATGTCGAGGTGACGTCGCTGGACACCGGACGGACCATATTGGTGCGGGTGAACGATCGCGGGCCTTTCGCTGGGCGGGGGCGGATCATCGACCTGTCGCGGGGCGCGGCGGAGCAGCTTGGGATCAGGGCCACTGGCCATGCGCCGGTCAGGGTCCGCCTGGTGGAGCCGCCGGAAAAGGACAGGCGAAAGCTGCGCGACGGCAAGGAGGCGCCGGTGCGGCCCACGGTCGATGAAGGGACTTTGGCCAATTTGCGGGCGCAACTGGCGGCCCAGCCGCGCTGATGTCGTTCGTGGAAGCCCGTCGTCGGTTCGTCGCCGCTGGATGCCGCCGGGCGGGGCGGATGAACGGATTATCGAATGAGGAAAACGGTTCCTTTACGCCAAGTCTATAGTGCGATCCGATAGCAGGATGATCCGATACGGCTTGGCCGGATCGATGCCGTCTGGCTGATAACAGCTTCAAAAGATTCCGGAGAGCCCGACAGCTTCCTGGATACACCCCCGGCCTTTTCCCTTGCGCCGGGGGTGTTTTTTATGGGCCCGTTCGTCTTCATATTGTCGTTTTACGCTACGGAAAGCTTGTTTTTCTCACGTATAACAGTCGTTCGTCTATCCTTGACTGCATTTGGTCGAGGCAAGCGTCGTTGGCCGATGCAACTCGGCATCGGTCGAAAGCGAAAAGCGGCGCATGTCCATCGGGCGTAAAGGACAAAGCTGCGAAGACAGAGGCGATGATCTGTTCTGAAGGGCCGCTCTTCTCTTCGCTGGAAGTCCGCTGCGAGCGGACGGGGAACAGTTGAGGAGATATGCCATGATCGTTGCGAAAATGATCGCTGCCGCCAGTGCCGCCGCTCTGTTGGGCGTTGCCGCGACCGCGACCGCCGCTGAATTTGAATCCAACGGCAAGATCGCCGAGGTTCGCTATCATGATCTGGATCTGTCGAGCGCGAAGGGCCAGAATGCCCTGAAGGGCCGGATCTGGCGCGCCGCCTGGAAAGTGTGCGAGCATGGCACGACCTCGGCCGAGGTCAAGAAGTGCCAGTCCGTGGCTGCGGCCCATGTGCGCAGCAATGTGGAACTGGCGATTGCCAAGGCCAATAATGGCGAACGCTATGCCGATATGGGCAAGGACAAACCGCTCGGCGCCGGCAACTGACATTTCGGTTTGGTGATGCGCGAAAGGCCCAGGGCGACCTGGGCCTTTTTGCATTGCCAATTTATAAGGTTTACCGTCCCGTCATCGCGCGGGCGTTGGCCAGATAGGTGCGCCCGATGCGGATTTCGGTGTCGTCGGCCAGGCAGGCTGACCAGACACCACTGCCGTCATGGCGCAACCGGGCGATATATTCGCGGCGCACGATATGCGACCGGTGCAGGCGGACGAATTGCTGCGGGTCCAGCCGGTTTTCCAGCGAACTGATCGTCTGGTGCAGCAAATAGCTGTTTTGCCCGACATGCAGCCGCATATAGTCGCGCTCCGCCTCGATCCGGTCGATCTGGACGGCGCCGAGGCGGATCAGGTCCGAACGATGCGGCACCCAGAATTCTTCGGCCCATTCGCTCTCGACCGCCCGGCTGGTCGCGGGGGAGGGGGCGGCGCGGTTGCCCAGCGCCTGTTCCACCCGGTCGATCGCGCGGGCCAGGCGCTCATGCGCGACGGGTTTCAGCAGATAGTCGACCGCCGCCAGATCGAACGCCTCGACCGCGAACCCCTCGAACGCGGTGACGAAGATCACCGCCGGGCAGATTCCCATGCGAGAGGTTGCCCGCGCCACGCCGATGCCGTCGAGCAACGGCATGGCGATGTCCAGCATCACCAGATCCGGTTCCAGCCCCTCGATCAGGCGCAACGCTGCTTCCCCGTCGCTCGCCGTGCCGACAAGGGCAATGCGCGGCTCGCGGGCGCAGAGCATCTGCAGCCGTTCGACCGCCAGCGGCTCATCGTCGACGATCAGGGTACGGATGGTCATTCAGCTGCTCCGCCGGATGATCGGAAGGGTAAGATTGACCGCAAACCCGCCGCTCGGGCGCGGACCATAGTCGATCCGGCCCTGATCGCCAAAGCGCGCCGTCAGACGGTCCCGCACATTGGCGAGGCCAATGCCGTTGCCCGCATCGGCTTCGCTGGGTGGATGATCGCCATTGTCGATGACGCTGAGGTGCAGCATGCCGTCCTCTTCCCGCGCGGCGATGGTGATCGTCACGGGGCTGGAGGTGCGCGACACGCCATATTTGATCGCATTTTCGACCAGCGGCTGGAGGATCAGCCCCGGCACGCAGGCGCAGAGCAGCCCGTCCGGTATCTGGATGCTGGTCGACAGGCGGTCGGGAAAGCGCACCGCCTCAATATCCAGATAGAGTTTCTGGAGATGCACTTCCTCCTCCAGCGACACATCCTCCAGCGGATCGCCAGTGAGGCTCGTCCGGTAGAAATTGGAGAGGGAAAGGATCATCTGCTCCGCTTCGTCGCGCCGGTCCTTCATCACCAGCGATGACAGCGAGTTCAGCGTGTTGAACAGGAAATGCGGGTTCACCTGATAGCGCAGCGACCGCAGTTCCGCCTGTTGCGCGGCGCGTTCCAGCCGGTCGGCGCGGCGTTCCACCCGATGCGCTTCGCTGGCGTAGGAGAGCGCGAGATACAGGCCCGCCCAGGCCGCGAGGAAGAAATAGCGGCTGATCGCGTCCTCGACGATCTGCATCAGGGCGAAACCCTGTTCGTTGGCATATTTCTGATAGTCGGCATCGGGGAAGAGCGATGCCGGATCGTAGATGTTGAACACGTAGAAATTGGCCGCCGCCGTCGCCAGCGCGAACGGCGCCGCAAGGCTGAAGGCGGCGACGATGCGCGCGGTCAGCGGCTTGCCGTCGAAGCGGCGCAGGCAGAGATAGAGGACCCAGGTGACGACGATGCCGATTACCGTCACCACGGCGCGGCGCGCGGCCATGGCTCCCTGCGCCTCGAACCCCATGACGGAGGCGCGCAGCGTCACCAGCACCGCATAGAAGAACCAGAAACCCAGTATCGAATAGAGTGCGACCGTCGGCGGCACGCCTGGCTCGCCGTCTTCCATCTTTATGTTCATGGGACCAGTCTAGGCCAAGCGGCGGGCGCTGTCGCCCCTTGGCCGTGATGCTTGTCGAAGGGTTCCATATGTTGGTCGATGAAGGGGGTGGGGGCGATCATGGCGATCCGCTGGCCTCCTCCGGTTTTCAGGAAGGGACGGATAAGCAGGACCAGCGATAGACGGGCCGGGAAATCATGATATGATCGATGCGGAAAGGGCGGAACGACGCCGCCCTTCCCGCAGGTGAGAGGAGCCACTTCATATGCCGACTTCCGCCACTCCCGCGATCGAACGCATTGCCCGCGTTCTGGCAGGGCGCCAGCTCAGCCTGAACGGTGAAGGCAGCGATCCGCACGCGGCGAGCGCAGTCGATGCCAGTTGGCATGATCATGTCGACGATGCCTACGCAATCCTGCACACCCTGCGCGAACCTGATGCGCGCATGGCGCAGGCGGGGGATGTGGCGGTGTGGCGCAACATGATCGGCGCGATATTGGAACCTCGGGCCGACTGAGCTTCGGGGACAAGTTTCCGGCTCTCTGCGCATTGGCGCGGCCGGTCGACCGTGGCATAAGCGGCGGCATGACCGGACCGGCGTTGAAGATCAAGATTCAGGTTTATTGTGGCGAGGAAATCGCCATGGGTCCGGGCAAGGCCGACCTGCTGGACGCCATCGCCAGCGAGGGATCGATTTCGGCTGCCGGGCGCAAGCTGAAGATGAGCTATCGGCGCTGCTGGATGCTGGTGGATGTCATGAATCGCTGCTGGACCATGCCGGTCGTCGCGACCTCCACCGAAGGGGCGCGGTTGACCGATTTCGGGGTCGATCTGCTGACGCGGTATCGGGCGTTGCAGGCGGCGGCGCAGGCAGGTGGCGCGGGGCGCTGGCCGGCGCTGGAGGAGTTGCTGCGCGCCGAACCCTTGCCGGTCCAACCGGCGGATTGATCTGCACGAAAAGGTCGTCGCTTCAACCATTTGGCGCATTCACAAAAATTACATGTTGCGCCGCACAAGGAAAAATGATTCCCTGTGACTGTCGGCGCAACCGGCGCTTAATCTTGTAGAAACCATATTGGGCGCATGGTTGGCTGATCGACTTGAAGTCGGAGGGCATGAGCATGGGCACGAGTGCAAGACCTGCGGACGGGGCCATCACACTGGCGGAATTGCGTGAATTCGCCAGCTTCCCGGCCGCCACGCAGCGCTATATCCGTCGATCGCTGGACATCGGCCTCCATCGGCGCGACGCCATGAAGCTTTGGTCGCGCGATGTGGTGGAAGAAGCGAGCATCCGCGCGCAGGCCCGTATCTACGGGCGACTGGAGGAGATCAAGGCTGTGGTGCCCGATGACAGCGGCCTCGACCAGATGGAGCCGTTCATGGCGCCGCTGGTGACGATATCGGCCTTCGATCTGGGGCAGGATCGGCTTTGCAGCTTTTCGGCCTATCGCTTTCTGTATGAGCGGCTATTGGGTGCGGGGGCGCGGCCCTGGCTGCCGGGCGCCTTCTGCGCGGCGGCGAGCCTGCCGCATCTGCATCCCGAAAAGCGCC
This region of Sphingobium sp. EM0848 genomic DNA includes:
- a CDS encoding glycine zipper 2TM domain-containing protein produces the protein MRTPLLAAALLALPLTACVTDGDGGRYGYDRPGRHDGYGHRRPGGGRQIGDNDYIYRDNDGRYYCKRDDGTTGTIVGAIAGGVLGNIIAPGGSKTLGTILGGAGGALAGRAIDKSDVRCE
- a CDS encoding low affinity iron permease family protein, with amino-acid sequence MDRIFTALAHRVASWTGQPIAFILAILVILTWIVTGPVFQYSDTWQLIINTGTTIVTFLMVFLIQNAQNRDSAALQAKMDELIRAIKTARNEFIGIEHLTETELEKIKAVLEKECGGDETHRQSIARLIARR
- a CDS encoding electron transfer flavoprotein subunit alpha/FixB family protein, which gives rise to MKTLVWVEHEGGAVKDATLSAVTAAAKLGEVHLLVAGAGVGGVAEEAAKIAGVGKVHVADDAAFGHALPENVAPLIVELMGSHDAFVAPATSNGKNIAPRVAALLDVMQISDILSVESEDSFTRPIYAGNAIATVKSKDAKKVLTVRGTAFEKAAREGGSGAVEAVSSTGDKGLSSFVGAEIAKQERPELTSAKIIVSGGRALKDGETFEATIFPLADKLGAAVGASRAAVDAGYVPNDYQVGQTGKIVAPEVYIAVGISGAIQHLAGMKDSKTIIAINKDEDAPIFQVADIGLVGDLFKVVPELVEKL
- a CDS encoding electron transfer flavoprotein subunit beta/FixA family protein, with product MKILVPVKRVIDYNVKPRVKADGTGVDLANVKMSMNPFDEIAVEEAIRLKEKGVATEIIAVSIGVAKAQETLRTALAMGADRAILIQTDDEVEPLGVAKLLAKVQEEEGAGLIILGKQAIDDDSNQTGQMLAALLNLPQGTFASKVEVEGDKVSVTREVDGGLETVKLNVPAIITTDLRLNEPRYASLPNIMKAKSKPLATKAPADYGVDISPRLETLKVTEPAKRSAGVKVADVDELVAKLKALGVAA
- the sucC gene encoding ADP-forming succinate--CoA ligase subunit beta, translated to MNIHEYQAKELLAKYGAPIAAGYAAFSVEEAVEAAKKLPGPLYVVKSQIHAGGRGKGKFKELAPEAKGGVRLAFNLDEVKAHATDMLGNTLVTIQTGEAGKQVNRLYITDGADIAKEFYLALLVDRASSRIAFVVSTEGGMDIEEVAHSTPEKIHTFTVDPAAGFQPHHGRSVAAALGLTGDQAKQAAKVASSLYAAFLDTDAEQIEVNPLALTEQGNLLVLDAKVGFDGNAMFRHKDIAELRDLTEEDPAEVEASEYDLAYIKLDGNIGCMVNGAGLAMATMDIIKLNGEFPANFLDVGGGANKEKVTAAFKIILKDPAVKGILVNIFGGIMKCDIIADGIVAAAKEVNLSVPLVVRLEGTNVQQGKDILAASGLAIVPADDLGDAAKKIVAEVRKAA